In a genomic window of Streptococcus mitis NCTC 12261:
- a CDS encoding GNAT family N-acetyltransferase — protein MNIWTKLAMFSFFETDRLYLRPFFFSDSQDFHEIASNPENLQFIFPTQASLEESQYALANYFMKSPLGVWAICDQKNQQMIGSIKFEKLDEIKKEAELGYFLRKDAWSQGFMTEVVRKICQLSFEEFGLKQLSIITHLENEASQRVALKAGFRLSRQFKGSDRYTRKMRDYLEFRYVKGEFNE, from the coding sequence ATGAATATTTGGACCAAATTAGCAATGTTTTCTTTTTTTGAAACGGATCGCTTGTATTTGCGTCCTTTCTTTTTTAGTGATAGTCAGGATTTCCATGAGATAGCTTCAAATCCAGAAAATTTACAATTTATTTTCCCAACTCAGGCAAGTCTGGAAGAAAGTCAATATGCACTGGCCAATTACTTTATGAAGTCCCCTTTGGGAGTGTGGGCAATTTGTGACCAGAAAAATCAACAAATGATTGGTTCTATTAAATTTGAGAAGTTAGATGAAATCAAAAAAGAAGCTGAACTTGGCTATTTTTTGAGAAAAGATGCTTGGTCGCAAGGATTTATGACAGAGGTTGTTAGAAAAATTTGTCAGCTTTCTTTTGAGGAATTTGGCTTAAAACAATTATCCATAATTACCCATCTTGAAAATGAAGCTAGCCAAAGAGTTGCTCTTAAGGCTGGATTTCGTTTGTCACGTCAGTTTAAAGGAAGTGATCGCTATACAAGAAAAATGCGGGATTATCTTGAATTTCGGTATGTAAAAGGAGAATTCAATGAGTAA
- a CDS encoding UDP-N-acetylglucosamine 1-carboxyvinyltransferase, translating to MRKIVINGGLPLQGEITISGAKNSVVALIPAIILADDVVTLDCVPDISDVASLVEIMELMGATVKRYDDVLEIDPRGVQNIPMPYGKINSLRASYYFYGSLLGRFGEATVGLPGGCDLGPRPIDLHLKAFEAMGATVSYEGDNMKLSAKDTGLHGASIYMDTVSVGATINTMIAAVKANGRTIIENAAREPEIIDVATLLNNMGAHIRGAGTNIIIIDGVDRLHGTRHQVIPDRIEAGTYISLAAAVGKGIRINNVLYEHLEGFIAKLEEMGVRMTVSEDSIFVEEQSNLKAINIKTAPYPGFATDLQQPITPLLLTAEGRGTIIDTIYEKRVNHVFELAKMDADITTTNDHILYTGGRVLRGANVKATDLRAGAALVIAGLMAEGKTEITNIEFILRGYSDIIEKLRNLGADITLVEE from the coding sequence ATGAGAAAAATTGTTATCAATGGTGGCTTGCCTCTGCAAGGTGAGATTACCATTAGTGGCGCAAAAAATAGTGTAGTAGCTTTGATTCCAGCTATTATTTTGGCAGATGATGTGGTGACTTTGGATTGTGTTCCAGATATTTCCGATGTTGCTAGTCTTGTCGAAATTATGGAGTTAATGGGGGCTACTGTTAAGCGTTATGACGATGTGTTAGAGATTGATCCAAGAGGTGTTCAAAATATTCCAATGCCTTATGGGAAAATCAATAGTCTTCGTGCATCTTATTATTTTTATGGAAGTCTTTTAGGTCGCTTTGGTGAAGCTACTGTTGGTTTACCTGGTGGATGTGATTTGGGACCTCGCCCTATTGATCTACATCTTAAGGCTTTTGAAGCTATGGGAGCTACTGTTAGCTACGAGGGTGATAACATGAAGTTATCTGCTAAAGATACAGGACTTCACGGCGCAAGTATTTACATGGATACGGTTAGTGTCGGTGCGACGATTAATACGATGATTGCTGCGGTTAAAGCAAATGGTCGTACTATTATTGAAAATGCAGCCCGAGAACCTGAGATTATTGATGTTGCCACTCTCTTAAATAATATGGGTGCTCATATCCGTGGTGCTGGAACCAATATTATCATTATTGATGGTGTTGACAGATTACACGGAACCCGTCATCAGGTGATTCCAGACCGTATTGAAGCAGGAACATATATTTCTTTAGCTGCTGCAGTCGGTAAGGGAATTCGTATTAATAATGTTCTTTATGAACACTTAGAAGGATTCATCGCTAAGTTGGAAGAAATGGGAGTGAGAATGACTGTATCGGAGGACAGTATTTTTGTCGAAGAACAGTCTAATTTGAAAGCAATCAATATTAAGACAGCTCCTTATCCTGGTTTTGCTACTGACTTGCAACAACCAATTACTCCTCTTCTATTAACAGCAGAGGGGCGTGGTACCATTATTGATACCATTTATGAAAAACGAGTAAACCATGTTTTTGAACTAGCAAAGATGGACGCAGATATTACGACTACAAACGACCATATTTTATATACTGGTGGACGTGTTTTGCGTGGTGCAAATGTAAAAGCTACTGACCTTAGAGCTGGGGCCGCACTTGTCATTGCTGGTTTAATGGCTGAAGGCAAAACTGAAATTACAAATATTGAGTTCATCTTACGTGGTTATTCAGATATTATTGAAAAATTACGTAATCTAGGAGCGGATATTACACTTGTTGAAGAATAA
- the eno gene encoding surface-displayed alpha-enolase, which yields MSIITDVYAREVLDSRGNPTLEVEVYTESGAFGRGMVPSGASTGEHEAVELRDGDKSRYGGLGTQKAVDNVNNIIAEAIIGYDVRDQQAIDRAMIALDGTPNKGKLGANAILGVSIAVARAAADYLEIPLYSYLGGFNTKVLPTPMMNIINGGSHSDAPIAFQEFMIVPAGAPSFKEALRWGAEIFHALKKILKSRGLETAVGDEGGFAPRFEGTEDGVETILAAIEAAGYVPGKDVFIGFDCASSEFYDKERKVYDYTKFEGEGAAVRTAAEQIDYLEELVNKYPIITIEDGMDENDWDGWKALTERLGGKVQLVGDDFFVTNTSYLEKGIAEGAANSILIKVNQIGTLTETFDAIEMAKEAGYTAVVSHRSGETEDSTIADIAVATNAGQIKTGSLSRTDRIAKYNQLLRIEDQLGEVAEYRGLKSFYNLKK from the coding sequence ATGTCAATTATTACTGATGTTTACGCTCGCGAAGTCCTAGACTCACGCGGTAACCCAACACTTGAAGTAGAAGTTTACACTGAATCAGGTGCTTTCGGACGTGGTATGGTTCCATCAGGAGCTTCTACTGGTGAACACGAAGCAGTTGAACTTCGCGACGGTGACAAATCTCGTTACGGTGGTCTTGGTACACAAAAAGCTGTTGACAACGTAAACAACATCATTGCTGAAGCTATCATCGGCTACGATGTACGTGACCAACAAGCTATCGACCGTGCTATGATCGCACTTGACGGTACTCCTAACAAAGGTAAATTGGGTGCTAACGCAATCCTTGGTGTGTCTATCGCTGTAGCTCGTGCTGCTGCTGACTACCTTGAAATCCCACTTTACAGCTACCTTGGTGGATTCAACACTAAAGTTCTTCCAACTCCAATGATGAACATCATCAACGGTGGTTCTCACTCTGACGCTCCAATCGCTTTCCAAGAATTCATGATCGTACCTGCTGGTGCGCCATCATTCAAAGAAGCTCTTCGTTGGGGTGCTGAAATCTTCCACGCTCTTAAGAAAATCCTTAAATCTCGTGGTTTGGAAACAGCCGTAGGTGACGAAGGTGGATTCGCTCCTCGTTTTGAAGGAACTGAAGACGGAGTTGAAACTATCCTTGCTGCTATCGAAGCTGCTGGATATGTTCCAGGTAAAGACGTATTTATCGGATTTGACTGTGCTTCATCAGAATTCTACGATAAAGAACGTAAAGTATACGACTACACTAAATTTGAAGGTGAAGGCGCTGCTGTACGTACTGCTGCAGAACAAATCGACTACCTTGAAGAATTGGTAAACAAATACCCAATCATCACTATTGAAGATGGTATGGATGAAAACGACTGGGACGGTTGGAAAGCTCTTACTGAACGTCTTGGTGGTAAAGTTCAATTGGTTGGTGACGACTTCTTCGTAACAAACACTTCTTACCTTGAAAAAGGTATTGCAGAAGGTGCTGCTAACTCAATCCTTATCAAAGTTAACCAAATCGGTACTCTTACTGAAACATTTGACGCTATCGAAATGGCGAAAGAAGCTGGTTACACTGCCGTTGTATCACACCGTTCAGGTGAAACTGAAGATTCAACAATCGCTGACATCGCAGTTGCAACTAACGCAGGACAAATCAAGACTGGTTCACTTTCACGTACAGACCGTATCGCTAAATACAACCAATTGCTTCGCATCGAAGACCAACTTGGTGAAGTAGCAGAATACCGTGGATTGAAATCATTCTACAACCTTAAAAAATAA
- a CDS encoding DUF1694 domain-containing protein: MTDLSKQLLEKAHGGPKLNPDEQRRYLGTFEERVLGYADIDTANSPQLEKGFLSILENLQEKAEPLFVKISPNIEFDKQVFYLKEAKETDSQATIVSEEHTSSPFGLIIHTNAPVQVEEKNLRLAFAKLWKVKKEEPAKTSFWKKWFG, from the coding sequence ATGACAGATTTATCAAAACAATTACTTGAAAAAGCTCATGGTGGACCAAAATTAAATCCAGATGAGCAAAGACGCTATCTTGGCACTTTTGAGGAAAGAGTTCTTGGATATGCAGATATTGACACAGCAAATAGCCCTCAGTTAGAAAAAGGCTTTTTATCTATTTTAGAAAATCTTCAGGAAAAAGCAGAACCACTATTTGTGAAGATTTCACCAAATATCGAATTTGACAAACAAGTTTTCTACTTAAAAGAAGCAAAAGAAACTGATAGTCAAGCTACCATTGTATCTGAAGAGCATACTTCTTCTCCTTTTGGCCTTATTATCCACACCAATGCACCAGTTCAAGTAGAAGAAAAGAACCTTCGACTTGCTTTTGCAAAACTTTGGAAAGTTAAAAAGGAAGAACCAGCCAAAACATCCTTCTGGAAGAAATGGTTTGGCTAA
- a CDS encoding glycerate kinase, with translation MKIVIAPDSFKESLSAQQVAEAIKRGFQQSIADVDCLLCPVGDGGEGTVDSIRHSLDLEEKWIQVTGPFGQKEAMRYFQKSQLALFEVADLVGLGKIPLEKRNPLQIQTCGIGELIRHLIAQGIKEIYIGVGGTASNDGGIGITAGLGYRFYDRDGNVLPACGQSLLNLASMSTENRYEIPEGVQIRILADVASPLCGYQGATYTFGKQKGLHPTMFAVVDQAIQDFYEKASPVTLEIKGAGAGGGIAGGLCAFAQASIVSGIDTCLDLIDFDKKVSDADLVIVGEGRLDRQSLAGKAPIGVAKRTPVGVPVIAICGSLAEDLPSLPFENIQATFSILEKSEPLEDSLKNASLYLERTANNIGHLLNMRNI, from the coding sequence ATGAAGATTGTAATTGCACCAGATTCGTTTAAGGAAAGCTTGTCCGCTCAACAGGTAGCTGAAGCAATAAAAAGAGGCTTCCAACAATCGATAGCAGATGTAGACTGTCTCCTCTGCCCTGTTGGGGATGGGGGAGAAGGCACTGTAGATTCCATTCGACATTCTCTTGACCTTGAAGAAAAATGGATCCAAGTTACAGGACCTTTTGGACAAAAAGAAGCCATGCGCTATTTTCAAAAAAGTCAACTGGCACTATTTGAAGTTGCCGACTTGGTTGGCCTTGGAAAAATTCCGCTAGAGAAACGAAATCCACTTCAAATCCAAACTTGTGGTATTGGAGAGTTGATTCGTCATCTCATTGCTCAAGGGATTAAAGAAATCTATATCGGCGTTGGTGGCACGGCCAGTAATGACGGAGGAATTGGGATCACTGCTGGTTTAGGTTATCGATTTTATGATAGGGATGGAAATGTCTTGCCCGCTTGCGGTCAGTCCTTATTAAACTTAGCTTCTATGTCAACAGAAAATCGCTATGAAATTCCTGAAGGTGTTCAAATCCGTATTTTAGCAGATGTCGCGAGTCCCTTATGTGGTTATCAAGGTGCGACTTACACTTTTGGCAAACAAAAAGGTTTACATCCTACTATGTTTGCAGTCGTAGATCAGGCAATCCAAGATTTTTATGAAAAAGCCTCACCTGTAACATTGGAAATTAAAGGAGCAGGAGCTGGTGGAGGCATTGCTGGCGGTTTGTGTGCCTTTGCTCAAGCAAGTATCGTATCTGGAATTGACACTTGTTTAGATTTGATTGACTTTGATAAGAAAGTTTCAGATGCTGACTTGGTTATTGTTGGAGAAGGAAGGCTAGATCGTCAAAGTTTAGCAGGGAAAGCGCCGATAGGGGTAGCAAAAAGAACCCCTGTCGGAGTTCCTGTTATTGCTATTTGCGGTAGTCTCGCTGAAGATTTACCTTCACTACCATTTGAAAATATCCAAGCTACCTTTTCTATTTTAGAGAAAAGCGAACCTTTAGAAGATAGTTTGAAAAATGCCAGTCTCTATCTGGAGCGCACGGCTAACAATATTGGGCATTTATTAAATATGCGCAATATTTAG
- the serB gene encoding phosphoserine phosphatase SerB, with protein MSQVKGLCVMDVDGTLLLEEVIDLLGREAGREEEISLITSRAMRGELDFETSLRERVALLKGLPDSVFDTVFNSIHLSPNAQKFISILQKNGILVGLVSGGFIPIVDRLAKSLGIAHFSANQLEVKDGLLTGKLIGQIISPEVKKETLEKWREELKLPQERTVAIGDGANDLLMLKSAGLGIAFCAKEVLKQEIPNHVDKRDFLEVLPLIDCLE; from the coding sequence ATGTCTCAAGTAAAAGGTTTGTGTGTTATGGATGTTGACGGCACCTTACTCCTAGAAGAAGTAATTGATCTTTTGGGAAGAGAGGCAGGTCGTGAGGAGGAAATTTCGCTGATTACAAGTCGGGCAATGAGAGGAGAGTTAGACTTTGAAACGAGTTTACGAGAGAGAGTAGCTTTGTTAAAAGGCCTCCCTGATTCGGTCTTTGATACAGTATTCAACTCTATTCATCTATCGCCAAATGCACAGAAATTTATCTCTATTCTCCAAAAGAATGGAATCCTAGTTGGTCTGGTGTCCGGTGGATTTATACCAATAGTTGATAGATTAGCAAAATCACTTGGAATTGCCCATTTCTCTGCCAACCAACTTGAAGTCAAAGATGGTCTTTTAACTGGAAAATTGATTGGACAAATTATAAGTCCTGAGGTCAAAAAAGAGACTCTGGAAAAATGGAGAGAGGAACTAAAACTTCCTCAAGAAAGAACTGTTGCAATCGGTGACGGGGCCAATGACTTATTAATGTTGAAGTCAGCAGGACTGGGAATTGCTTTTTGTGCCAAAGAAGTACTGAAACAAGAAATACCAAACCATGTTGACAAGAGGGATTTTTTAGAAGTTCTTCCCTTGATTGACTGTTTAGAATGA
- the glgA gene encoding glycogen synthase GlgA, producing MKILFVAAEGAPFSKTGGLGDVIGALPKSLVKAGHEVAVILPYYDMVEAKFGNQIENVLHFEVSVGWRRQYCGIKKTVLNGVTFYFIDNQYYFFRGHVYGDFDDGERFAFFQLAAIEAMERIDFIPELLHVHDYHTAMIPFLLKEKYRWIQAYEGIKTVLTIHNLEFQGQFSEGMLWDLFGVGFERYADGTLRWNNCLNWMKAGILYADRVSTVSPSYAHEIMTSQFGCNLDQILRMESGKVSGIVNGIDADLYNPQTDALLDYHFNQDDLSGKAQNKAKLQERVGLPVRADVPLVGIVSRLTRQKGFDVVVESLHHILQNDVQIVLLGTGDPAFEGAFSWFAQIYPDKLSANITFDVKLAQEIYAACDLFLMPSRFEPCGLSQMMAMRYGTLPLVHEVGGLRDTVKAFNPIEGSGTGFSFDNLSPYWLNWTFQTALDLYRNHPDVWRNLQKQAMECDFSWDTACRSYLELYHSLVN from the coding sequence AATCACTAGTAAAAGCGGGACATGAAGTTGCAGTGATTTTACCCTACTATGACATGGTAGAGGCTAAATTTGGAAATCAGATTGAAAATGTTCTTCATTTTGAGGTGAGTGTTGGTTGGCGCAGACAGTATTGTGGAATTAAGAAAACCGTTTTAAACGGTGTAACCTTCTACTTTATTGACAACCAATATTATTTCTTCCGTGGTCATGTTTACGGTGATTTTGACGACGGAGAACGCTTTGCCTTTTTCCAACTGGCTGCCATTGAGGCTATGGAAAGGATTGACTTTATTCCTGAACTTCTCCATGTTCATGACTACCATACAGCTATGATTCCTTTCTTGTTGAAGGAAAAATACCGTTGGATTCAAGCCTATGAGGGCATTAAAACAGTTTTAACCATTCATAATTTAGAATTCCAGGGACAATTTTCAGAAGGAATGTTATGGGATTTGTTTGGAGTCGGCTTTGAACGTTACGCTGATGGCACCCTTCGCTGGAACAACTGTCTGAATTGGATGAAGGCAGGTATTCTCTATGCGGACCGTGTTTCAACCGTTTCACCTAGTTATGCTCATGAAATTATGACCAGTCAGTTCGGATGTAACTTGGATCAGATTCTTCGAATGGAGTCTGGCAAGGTGTCTGGTATCGTGAATGGGATTGATGCTGACCTTTATAATCCTCAGACGGATGCTCTTTTAGATTATCATTTTAATCAGGACGATTTGTCTGGTAAAGCCCAAAACAAGGCAAAATTGCAAGAAAGAGTTGGCTTGCCAGTTAGAGCTGACGTTCCTCTGGTGGGAATTGTTTCTCGTTTGACACGTCAAAAAGGTTTTGATGTGGTGGTGGAAAGTCTTCACCATATCTTGCAAAATGATGTTCAGATTGTTCTTTTGGGAACTGGAGATCCAGCCTTTGAAGGAGCTTTCTCGTGGTTTGCTCAGATTTACCCAGACAAGCTATCAGCAAATATCACTTTTGATGTCAAACTTGCTCAAGAAATCTACGCTGCTTGCGACCTCTTCCTCATGCCGAGTCGTTTTGAACCGTGTGGTTTGTCTCAGATGATGGCTATGCGTTACGGAACCTTGCCATTGGTCCATGAAGTTGGTGGCTTGCGAGATACCGTTAAAGCCTTCAATCCAATCGAAGGAAGCGGTACTGGCTTTAGCTTTGACAATTTATCTCCTTACTGGTTAAATTGGACTTTCCAAACAGCTTTGGACTTGTATAGAAACCATCCTGATGTTTGGAGAAACCTACAAAAACAAGCTATGGAGTGTGATTTCTCGTGGGATACAGCCTGCAGGTCATACCTTGAGTTGTACCATAGTTTAGTTAATTAA